From one Henningerozyma blattae CBS 6284 chromosome 1, complete genome genomic stretch:
- the MSB1 gene encoding Msb1p (similar to Saccharomyces cerevisiae MSB1 (YOR188W); ancestral locus Anc_6.97), protein MSSTQFIDNHPSLNLDPEKEQSQSQTKDSDPDPDPDQSTTTAPEQDQDKDKTPKITEDSLPTTKEGPNHVDTPEIKIPLDINDITGLQTYLELPSSFTWEVARTPIHWLTIELKRRAKTTKNLLLPFRSPQDNTNLVYLLTILFPNESIPDSQLTEKEIIGHINKNNVWTLIQCLKYIWCRLPNGGILHYKQYLKFKKDELSNELPNDSFFNILPKYLDGKDQASIVYDFFDLIKIITSNGFITNINSIDTCKIYGIWCFGGLNDCIFYSGEDTAEHTSKSVNSSNSPLEIGIEGYFKIANALFHLYLSFLRHFTKNGIKKTSSINNELKKLLIDYDYPPIDFKINSNLITIPLVQLHTPVPSDDLWQLLNRCKMNLNLNFDNPDLFKSRENFALLKILFKNLKDIKDLNNSFTEDTENNVKSLTTRHSTLNTNWPHSKYVSEKNTIQFDDYLQIKNVEIDKTFYWSWLSTLSNEQSNKKKSLFGRCVLLEFNISNNLNKFIFFEDTQINNKEEPEIKPLKVKKEYTKHSSLISPSNIASSNLDPKPISSKRHSSTSTKSTPTPITSNSKSNTSNDTSTPSVRSHRRKNSRRHHSHITPKTSNSSTHTADSLSNGLTNKNSSNDTESSNESNAVTPPAMTPQNTGSAFFVSQTLDKPFGSSNSTTPFQGFKKLDAKYDKWKNFTNNFKAKKNSNFSNLLSNNNSIHTVSDFNFSILKNKNPTSTNTSASTSTSTNNNDNKSTPFFYSFKSDPNTSRASFLIKDTNLMKKSISLKSLNKQELKAKLHPVDPALKTSSISTKPTLPITIIQLNGDINNTKLPNGAKLTSSTKFTNSTKISSNTKVTGSIQDTSTKSEETTNKSTRKSSRIHTQSGTADVNSTISETNSSHKHRHHRHSHKSDPSSKARSHRHHSHSNSNHHSKSRSNTQFNNVPKSTVIEELELKELDDKIFSTLNNEEDDQDVRDLRSDNSSIYTINNEENTSLRKVSTSQSSKTKHSKDSSKNTTVENDVNSDSLSVSIQTITVNKSILHPLSNNIIQSSEVPLTPPPIPKKIPLNNSSPSLSTPFSTQSLLDNIKVQQQQQFSDTTTQFSDTTTQFPIPELSQNTNVQTQLTLANFQDSAPAVLLDNNNINHTPILYSKKENILIARGTIPETNENIPQNNFNPQTIIVNSNGPKTMGNSSNFITDNTASQHNVQGSSEDNISSPTSSVSTSSFVSTSITPVTHTDNYNTPITPFSNVFSDNQGETFNNIDVKFSKTIASSIPETNTSPTREYQYQGTRNGRNDIFESIITQIGSNNTDNKIQSNTTLDTPILNSKSSLSPPPQLPLSPSTLSNNGTMNSNSPRQSRNSISSSENSDTSGSYISSGGITDYDEVMQSPTSNPFTIHI, encoded by the coding sequence ATGTCATCCACACAATTTATAGATAACCATCCATCTTTGAATCTAGATCCAGAAAAAGAACAAAGTCAATCGCAAACTAAAGATTCAGATCCAGATCCAGATCCAGATCAATCTACAACTACAGCTCCAGAGCAAGATCAAGACAAAGACAAAACTCCGAAAATAACAGAAGATTCATTGCCCACTACAAAAGAGGGTCCAAATCATGTTGATACTCCTGAGATTAAAATTCCATTAGATATCAATGATATAACTGGCCTACAAACATATTTAGAATTACCTAGTTCGTTCACCTGGGAAGTTGCTAGAACACCAATCCACTGGCTTACAATAGAATTAAAGAGAAGAGCAAAAACTACGAAAAACTTGTTGCTACCTTTCAGATCACCTCAAGACAACACAAATTTAGTTTATCTATTAACTATCCTTTTCCCTAATGAATCTATACCCGATTCACAATTGACAGAGAAGGAGATAATTGGtcatataaataaaaataatgtttgGACTTTAATACaatgtttaaaatatatttggtGTAGATTACCAAATGGAGGTATCTTACATTACAAACAATATCTGAAATTCAAGAAAGACGAACTGAGTAATGAATTACCAAATGATTCATTCTTTAACATCCTACCAAAGTATTTAGATGGTAAGGATCAAGCCTCTATTGTTTAcgatttttttgatttaattaaaatcatcACCAGCAATGgatttattacaaatataaaCTCTATTGATACTTGCAAAATTTATGGTATTTGGTGTTTTGGTGGATTAAATGACTGCATATTTTATTCGGGAGAAGATACCGCAGAACACACTTCCAAGTCCGTAAATAGCTCGAATTCGCCTCTTGAGATTGGCATTGAAGGTTACTTCAAAATAGCAAACGCTTTATTCCATCTTTATTTATCATTCTTAAGACATTTCACCAAAAATGGGATCAAAAAGACttcatcaattaataatgaattgaagAAACTTTTAATAGATTATGATTACCCACCAATTgactttaaaattaattcaaatttaattacaATACCATTGGTACAATTACACACTCCAGTGCCTTCAGATGATCTGTGGCAACTCTTGAATAGATGCaagatgaatttaaatttgaattttgataaCCCTGATCTATTCAAATCAAGAGAAAATTTCGCACTTTTAAAGATTCTattcaagaatttaaaagatattaaagatttgaataattcttttacgGAAGATACAGAAAACAATGTGAAAAGCCTAACAACAAGACATTCAACGTTAAACACGAATTGGCCTCATTCAAAATACGTttcagaaaaaaatacaattcAATTCGATGattatttacaaattaaaaatgttgaaattgataaaacTTTCTATTGGAGTTGGCTATCCACTCTATCTAATGAACAAtctaataagaaaaaatcattatttggtAGATGtgtattattagaattcaatatttccaataatttaaataaatttatttttttcgaaGATACccaaattaataataaagaagaacCCGAAATTAAACCtttaaaagttaaaaaagaatatactAAGCATAGTTCATTGATATCCCCTTCAAATATTGCATCCTCTAATTTAGACCCTAAACCAATTAGTTCTAAAAGGCATTCTTCAACCTCAACGAAATCAACTCCAACTCCAATAACTTCcaattcaaaatcaaataccTCTAATGATACTTCCACCCCTAGTGTAAGATCTCACCGTCGTAAAAACAGTCGTCGTCATCATAGTCATATTACTCCAAAAACTTCTAATAGTTCAACTCATACAGCAGACTCATTAAGTAACGGCTTAACCAATAAAAACTCATCTAATGATACTGAAAGTTCCAATGAATCAAATGCTGTTACACCACCTGCAATGACTCCACAAAACACAGGTTCCGCTTTTTTTGTATCACAAACTTTAGATAAACCTTTTGGTTCTTCGAATTCTACTACTCCTTTCCAaggttttaaaaaattagatgctaaatatgataaatggaaaaattttactaataatttcaaagctaagaaaaatagtaattttAGCAATCTTTtgagtaataataattcaattcataCAGTAtctgattttaatttttccattctgaaaaataaaaatcctACTAGCACTAATACCAGTGCCAGTACTAGTACCagtactaataataatgataataaaagtaCTCCATTTTTCTACTCTTTTAAAAGTGATCCAAATACAAGTAGAGCTTCATTTCTAATCAAAGATACTAacctaatgaaaaaatcaatctCGTTGAAAAGTTTGAATAAACAAGAGCTTAAGGCAAAATTACATCCAGTGGATCCAGCTTTGAAGACTTCAAGTATTTCTACAAAGCCAACTTTACCTATTACCATAATACAATTAAATGgagatattaataatacaaaactTCCTAATGGTGCCAAACTTACCTCAAGTACTAAATTCACTAATAGCACTAAAATATCAAGCAATACTAAAGTAACTGGTAGTATTCAAGACACAAGCACTAAGAGTGAAGAGACTACTAACAAGAGTACACGTAAAAGTTCACGTATTCATACACAGAGTGGTACCGCTGATGTCAATAGTACAATTAGTGAAACCAATAGTAGCCATAAACATCGTCACCATCGTCATTCTCATAAATCTGATCCCTCATCAAAAGCAAGATCTCACAGACACCATTCCCATTCCAATTCGAATCACCATTCTAAGTCACGTTCTAATActcaatttaataatgttcCAAAATCAACTGTCattgaagaattggaattgaAAGAGTTagatgataaaattttcagtactttaaataatgaggAAGATGACCAGGATGTTAGAGACTTAAGGAGCGACAATTCTAGTATCTATACAATTAATAACGAAGAAAATACTTCGTTGAGAAAAGTTTCTACTTCCCAAAGCTCCAAAACTAAACATTCTAAAGATAGTTCAAAAAACACTACTGTTGAAAATGATGTAAATTCTGATAGTTTATCTGTTTCCATTCAAACCATCACTGTAAATAAAAGCATTCTACACCCgttatctaataatattatccaATCTTCCGAAGTACCACTAACTCCTCCACCAATCCCAAAAAAGATCCCATTGAATAATAGTTCACCATCTCTTTCTACTCCATTCTCAACTCAATCTCTCttagataatattaaagtacaacagcaacaacaatttTCAGATACCACAACACAATTTTCAGATACCACAACACAATTTCCGATTCCTGAACTTTCTCAAAATACAAATGTTCAAACTCAACTTACTCTCGCTAATTTTCAAGACTCAGCTCCAGCTGTGCTgttagataataataatattaatcacacaccaatattatattctaaaaaggaaaatataCTAATAGCTAGAGGAACTATACCTGaaactaatgaaaatattccGCAGAATAACTTTAATCCCCAAACTATTATTGTAAATTCTAATGGTCCAAAAACAATGGGAAATTCCagtaattttattactGATAATACCGCTTCCCAACATAATGTTCAAGGTTCATCTGAAGATAATATATCTTCTCCAACTTCTTCAGTCTCCACTTCTTCTTTTGTTAGTACGAGTATAACTCCAGTTACTCATACTGACAACTATAATACACCAATTACTCCATTTAGTAATGTTTTTAGTGATAATCAAGGTgaaacttttaataatattgatgtaaaattttcaaaaactaTTGCTTCCTCAATTCCTGAGACTAATACATCTCCAACTAGGGAATACCAGTATCAAGGCACGAGAAATGGAAGAaatgatatatttgaaagCATAATCACCCAAATAGGTAGTAATAATACTGATAATAAGATTCAATCAAATACGACATTAGATACACCAATTCTAAATAGTAAATCAAGTTTGTCCCCTCCACCTCAACTCCCACTCTCTCCATCAACTTTAAGCAATAATGGAACGatgaattcaaattcacCTCGTCAATCaagaaattcaatatcttcaaGTGAAAATTCTGACACGAGTGGTAGTTATATAAGTTCTGGTGGTATAACAGATTACGACGAAGTAATGCAATCGCCAACATCGAATCCATTTACaattcatatttaa
- the IES4 gene encoding Ies4p (similar to Saccharomyces cerevisiae IES4 (YOR189W); ancestral locus Anc_6.98), whose translation MSQDSSITSSASTPAIESSPIEKTSTVSSTSNSTNSNSTNNLTTSPQKNKLGNSNKAQNNMNKKAFEEQKKHVLPWDNTEHEVPIKSFTGYEVNFNGWIRKDIREERRGKNGQVSIFNNIEQDEAGKNESSMKQILQEANASKQTNTD comes from the coding sequence ATGTCTCAAGATAGTAGCATTACCAGCTCAGCAAGTACACCTGCCATTGAGTCATCTCCAATCGAAAAAACTTCTACAGTTTCTTCAACCAGCAATTCAACAAATTCTAACAGCACAAATAACCTTACAACCTCTCCtcaaaagaataaattaggtaatagcaataaagctcaaaataatatgaataaaaaagCATTCGAAGAACAGAAAAAACATGTTTTACCATGGGATAATACTGAACACGAAGTTCCGATTAAGAGTTTCACAGGCTATGAAGTAAACTTTAACGGCTGGATTAGAAAGGATATCAGAGAAGAAAGAAGGGGGAAGAATGGCCaagtttcaatatttaataacatTGAACAAGATGAAGCCGGAAAGAATGAAAGTTCTatgaaacaaatattacaaGAAGCAAATGCTAGTAAACAAACGAATACCGATTag
- the TBLA0A09860 gene encoding glycoside hydrolase family 5 protein (similar to Saccharomyces cerevisiae EXG1 (YLR300W) and SPR1 (YOR190W); ancestral locus Anc_6.99): MLLSLFTIATLSFQLLLAKANPIPHQSPLSLQFMNDRNEKRFYDYGTIKSPIRGVNIGGWLVLEPYITPSLFERFRENPFNDDGIPVDEFHYCKYLGYDEAKSRLINHWDTFYTEQDFKDIADKGLNLVRIPIGYWAFKKRDLDPFVTGYQEKYLDNAIEWSKKYGLKVWVDLHGAAGSQNGFDNSGLRDHLEFLNDDNLDVTLQALKYILEKYSREEFLDTVVGIELINEPLGGVIDMQKYKTQFLDVAYDYLRHTLKRNQIIVIHDTFLPNEYWDDFWTLKQDHWGVVIDHHRYEAFNYGDLTSPIEMKVRTACAWGLSSIKDTHWSITGEFSAALTDCTKWLNGVGRGARYDGTLASNYAPIGSCKPFNDISQYTPEMRTNTRKFVEAQLDAFEMREGWIIWCYKTESSIEWDLKRLIEYDLFPQPITSRKYPKQCE, translated from the coding sequence ATGCTATTATCATTGTTTACAATTGCTACGCTTTCTTTTCAACTGTTATTGGCAAAAGCCAATCCTATTCCTCACCAAAGTCCTTTATCTTTACAATTTATGAATGATCGGAATGAAAAACGATTTTATGATTATGGAACCATTAAATCTCCAATTAGAGGTGTTAATATTGGCGGTTGGCTAGTATTGGAGCCATATATTACTCCATCTCTCTTTGAAAGATTCCGGGAAAATCCATTTAATGACGATGGCATTCCTGTTGAtgaatttcattattgtaAGTATCTAGGCTATGATGAGGCTAAGTCAAGGCTAATTAACCATTGGGATACATTTTATACAGAACAAGATTTCAAAGATATTGCAGATAAAGGATTAAATTTAGTTAGAATACCAATCGGTTACTGGGCTTTTAAGAAGAGAGATCTTGATCCATTTGTCACAGGCTACCAagagaaatatttagataatGCAATTGAATGGAGTAAAAAATATGGGTTAAAAGTCTGGGTTGATTTACATGGTGCTGCTGGTTCCCAAAATGGTTTTGACAACTCTGGGTTAAGAGAccatttagaatttttgaATGATGACAATTTAGATGTCACATTGCAAGccttaaaatatatattagaGAAATATTCACGCGAAGAATTCTTGGATACTGTTGTTGGTATTGAGTTGATTAATGAACCTCTAGGTGGTGTTATTGATAtgcaaaaatataaaacacAATTCCTAGATGTTGCATATGATTATTTAAGACATACTTTGAaaagaaatcaaattattgtGATTCACGACACATTTTTACCAAATGAATATTGGGATGACTTTTGGACTTTGAAACAAGATCATTGGGGTGTAGTAATCGACCACCACAGATACGAGGCATTTAATTATGGTGATTTAACTAGTCCAATAGAAATGAAAGTTAGAACAGCATGTGCATGGGGATTATCTTCCATTAAAGATACACATTGGAGTATTACAGGTGAATTTTCTGCAGCATTAACAGATTGTACGAAATGGTTGAATGGTGTTGGAAGAGGTGCTCGCTATGATGGGACTTTGGCTTCTAATTATGCACCAATTGGTTCTTGCAAACcttttaatgatatttcaCAATACACTCCTGAAATGAGAACAAATACCAGAAAGTTTGTTGAAGCCCAGTTAGATGCATTTGAAATGAGAGAAGGTTGGATAATTTGGTGCTATAAAACAGAATCTTCGATTGAATGGGATTTAAAGAGATTGATAGAGTACGATTTATTCCCACAGCCTATTACTAGCAGAAAGTATCCAAAGCAATGTGAATAA